A single window of candidate division KSB1 bacterium DNA harbors:
- a CDS encoding DUF362 domain-containing protein encodes MRRLQEAPEFLAEAKTASHPAGVGVVSAVRCPSYDYQVVAEAVQRVLAPLGGMERFVRRGQKVHVKPNLLAAKEPARAITTHPAVVEAVVRLVQHLGAKVTIGDSPGGAVTGLQRYWDNTGLSQVARRTGAPLVAFETGGVVERRVRGISYYVSRYAVEADVLINLPKLKTHNLTLYTGAVKNLFGVIPGLRKSEYHKQAPHPEDFAEVLVDIYSAVQPHLHIADAVVGQEGNGPSSGKVRHMGVLLASADGVALDAVGAAMMGFAEDEIDTTRIAARRGLGEGSLQRIELIGADMDSLRLPDFVLPSNRLIKLIPRWLMLLGARLIWVRPRAIPELCQRCGVCERNCPVGAIHPDEEGFPHMDYARCIECMCCDEGCPHQAIEQEMSWLARRFS; translated from the coding sequence ATGAGAAGACTGCAGGAGGCGCCAGAGTTCCTGGCCGAGGCAAAGACCGCATCGCATCCCGCCGGAGTGGGCGTGGTCAGCGCAGTGCGCTGCCCGAGCTACGACTACCAGGTGGTGGCAGAGGCAGTGCAGCGCGTGCTTGCCCCGTTGGGAGGCATGGAGCGTTTTGTGCGGCGGGGGCAGAAGGTGCACGTCAAGCCCAACCTCCTTGCCGCCAAAGAGCCCGCGCGGGCCATCACCACTCATCCGGCGGTGGTGGAGGCGGTGGTGCGACTCGTGCAGCACTTGGGCGCCAAGGTGACCATTGGCGACAGCCCGGGCGGGGCAGTCACCGGTCTGCAGCGCTATTGGGACAACACCGGCCTTTCGCAAGTCGCGCGCCGCACAGGTGCACCGCTGGTGGCCTTTGAAACGGGCGGCGTGGTCGAGCGCAGGGTGCGCGGTATTAGCTACTATGTCTCCCGTTACGCGGTGGAAGCCGATGTGCTCATCAACCTGCCCAAGCTGAAGACCCACAACCTGACCCTGTACACTGGGGCCGTCAAGAACCTTTTTGGGGTGATACCGGGCTTGCGCAAGAGCGAGTACCACAAGCAGGCGCCGCACCCGGAGGATTTCGCCGAGGTGCTGGTGGACATCTATTCGGCGGTGCAGCCGCATCTGCACATCGCCGATGCGGTGGTTGGCCAGGAGGGGAACGGGCCTTCTTCTGGGAAAGTGCGACATATGGGTGTACTGTTGGCCAGTGCCGATGGGGTCGCCTTGGATGCTGTGGGCGCGGCGATGATGGGATTCGCCGAGGACGAGATCGACACCACGCGCATTGCAGCCCGGCGCGGCCTGGGTGAGGGCTCGCTGCAACGCATAGAGCTCATCGGCGCCGACATGGACAGCCTGCGCCTGCCGGATTTTGTCCTCCCGTCCAACCGGCTCATCAAGCTCATTCCCCGCTGGCTGATGCTCCTGGGGGCGCGCCTCATCTGGGTGCGGCCGCGCGCCATTCCCGAGCTGTGCCAGCGCTGCGGGGTCTGCGAGCGCAATTGCCCAGTGGGCGCCATCCATCCTGACGAGGAAGGCTTCCCCCACATGGACTATGCACGATGCATCGAGTGCATGTGCTGTGACGAAGGCTGCCCGCACCAGGCCATCGAGCAGGAGATGAGCTGGCTGGCCAGACGCTTCTCATGA
- the dprA gene encoding DNA-processing protein DprA, with translation MKIDVEALLRLSAVPGVGHNRLRALVGRFQSAEAVFSASMAELISVEGIDKTIARNIRTYRDDGFAREQLSRLNRHAAHIVTFWDAQYPRLLKSISDPPAFLFVRGSLRAEGNQAVAVVGTRSPSDYGRLVTARLCGELATQGVTIVSGLARGIDTEAHKATLQVGGRTIAVLGSGVDVIYPSENRALAKRIIEQGALVSELPMGAGPDAPNFPRRNRLISGMSLGTLVVEAGETSGALITANVALEQNREVFAVPGSIFSPKSRGTNRLIQEGAKLVMSAEDVLAELRPQLPSLVREARRQEVSVALTELERKVLESLSHEPMHIDVISKNNGLSAAQTLTLLLSLELKELVRQLAGKMFVRA, from the coding sequence GTGAAGATTGACGTTGAAGCCTTGCTCAGGCTGTCTGCCGTGCCGGGCGTGGGACACAACCGTTTGCGGGCGCTGGTCGGGAGGTTCCAGTCCGCAGAGGCGGTGTTCAGCGCGTCCATGGCCGAGTTGATTTCGGTGGAAGGCATTGACAAGACCATCGCCCGCAACATCCGTACGTACCGCGACGATGGGTTTGCTCGCGAGCAGCTCTCGCGTCTTAACCGGCATGCGGCGCACATCGTCACCTTTTGGGATGCGCAGTACCCGCGCCTGCTCAAGTCCATAAGCGATCCCCCCGCCTTCCTCTTTGTGCGGGGCAGCTTGCGGGCAGAGGGCAATCAGGCCGTGGCCGTGGTGGGCACGCGCAGCCCCAGCGACTACGGCAGGCTGGTGACGGCGCGGCTGTGCGGCGAGCTTGCTACCCAGGGCGTGACCATTGTCAGCGGTCTGGCGCGGGGCATCGACACCGAGGCACACAAAGCGACCTTGCAGGTCGGGGGCAGGACCATCGCCGTGCTCGGTTCTGGGGTGGATGTCATCTATCCGTCCGAGAATCGCGCCTTGGCCAAGAGGATTATCGAGCAGGGGGCCTTGGTATCGGAGCTGCCCATGGGGGCGGGCCCCGATGCGCCCAACTTCCCGCGTCGCAACCGGCTCATTTCCGGCATGTCCCTGGGCACCTTAGTGGTGGAAGCGGGAGAAACGAGCGGCGCTCTCATCACTGCCAATGTCGCTTTGGAGCAGAACCGAGAGGTGTTCGCCGTGCCGGGCAGCATTTTCAGCCCAAAGAGCCGAGGCACGAACCGGCTCATTCAAGAGGGGGCGAAGCTGGTGATGTCCGCCGAGGATGTCTTGGCGGAGCTCCGCCCTCAACTCCCCTCTCTGGTCCGGGAGGCCAGGCGGCAGGAGGTAAGCGTCGCATTGACCGAATTGGAGAGAAAAGTGTTAGAATCCCTTTCCCACGAGCCGATGCACATCGATGTCATCTCCAAGAACAATGGCCTTTCCGCCGCGCAGACGCTCACTCTTTTGCTTTCCCTTGAGCTCAAGGAGTTGGTCAGGCAATTGGCCGGCAAAATGTTCGTGAGGGCATAG
- a CDS encoding ATP-binding protein: MQPFDLNRDGIDELFVQHPDQQSDLVDSELNLYYRSFKISGNRMYAVQPIPTAVQDSLAFLATYGTQDSLVCRILPPPPLTIGMAIDEKFLRDFVVFHRNPDTPESSFHPSIGAVTLITDSSGQNLALFIINTSWDTNGVRGLLAADIHSRKVVWQYLIGPSVGNILVSDLDGDNKAEIVVGSYANCNGIKGLDTADDSSYVFVLDCDGRLRWQRAVGPYWTGAWAGVGDFQGNGSKSIAVYQYSNRESFPNQDRIQILDARDGSLLVEKRHGNQFTTFVGDFQRQFCRDFDGDGKDEIVMGNTDGFVRLLDGKLIEQRVSKAYQQRVAAAAAEDFDGDGLHETVCILPNEQIILLDSQLQELCRWPITAPASQTYVQVVHGGKKNHLLVISEFPDHKEYQLLECQTSPFPFPAVSMAAKSSPWIAIVLLLFIAGLIIRNWFYGERARAILPSVLEEADVMHRVVLIDRQGRIAKAGHTWAELLRLPPRAITGKTWREAFSAPQLEPLKRALDDTLRQALSETLVDFSIVAGENRIPLKLHAVYLPSVRMYCLMIFDSNEEEQARQIKHWAQAAQKLAHSIKNPLTTVKLCAEEMRVQLKEKYRIEEGELDELFEQMTTQVTKLKRLNDAFMRFVEFEKPQLLPVDLNDEVKELVLQWQPERSSNIHIHWELGDNLPHALIDREQFGHAFRNVFFNAIESLKAGGRILISTQTVQLFSEEGHFHPAAVYVELQLRDTGCRIPPEYLDKVTQPWFTLNKPEGSGLGLSIVQKVMDSHGGKLDIQSEVGRGTTVTLWFRAKNES; the protein is encoded by the coding sequence ATGCAGCCTTTCGATCTCAATCGCGATGGTATCGATGAACTCTTTGTTCAACACCCCGACCAACAATCCGACCTTGTCGATTCAGAGTTGAATCTCTACTACCGGAGTTTTAAAATCTCCGGGAACCGTATGTATGCCGTGCAACCGATCCCCACTGCCGTCCAGGATTCGTTAGCGTTTCTGGCGACTTACGGCACTCAAGACTCGCTGGTCTGCAGGATTCTCCCTCCACCCCCCCTGACCATAGGAATGGCCATTGACGAAAAATTCCTAAGGGATTTTGTCGTTTTTCACAGAAACCCGGACACACCGGAATCTAGTTTTCATCCATCTATCGGTGCCGTTACGCTCATTACCGATAGCTCCGGTCAGAACCTTGCTTTATTTATCATCAACACCTCCTGGGATACAAACGGAGTACGTGGTCTCCTGGCGGCCGATATTCATTCGCGAAAGGTGGTTTGGCAGTACCTCATCGGACCTTCTGTGGGCAACATCCTAGTGAGCGATCTGGACGGCGATAATAAGGCAGAAATTGTTGTGGGCAGCTATGCGAACTGCAACGGCATCAAAGGGCTCGACACCGCCGACGACAGCTCCTACGTCTTTGTGCTGGACTGCGACGGCCGTCTGAGATGGCAGCGCGCCGTCGGGCCGTACTGGACCGGCGCCTGGGCCGGAGTGGGTGATTTTCAGGGAAACGGCAGCAAGAGCATCGCCGTGTATCAATACAGCAATCGAGAGTCTTTTCCCAATCAGGATCGTATTCAAATTCTGGATGCCCGCGACGGTTCACTTTTAGTTGAGAAACGACACGGCAACCAGTTTACCACATTCGTCGGGGATTTCCAACGGCAATTTTGTCGGGACTTTGATGGCGACGGCAAAGATGAAATCGTCATGGGCAATACCGACGGCTTTGTGCGTCTCCTGGATGGGAAATTAATCGAACAGCGAGTCTCAAAAGCCTATCAGCAACGGGTGGCGGCGGCAGCAGCAGAAGATTTTGACGGCGACGGCCTCCACGAAACCGTCTGCATACTCCCCAATGAACAGATCATCCTCTTGGACAGCCAATTGCAGGAGCTGTGCCGTTGGCCGATTACCGCTCCCGCCTCGCAAACCTATGTCCAGGTGGTACATGGAGGAAAAAAGAACCATCTGCTGGTCATCAGTGAATTCCCTGATCACAAAGAATATCAACTGTTGGAATGTCAAACCTCTCCGTTTCCATTTCCGGCGGTGTCCATGGCGGCAAAATCAAGCCCCTGGATTGCCATTGTCCTTTTGCTTTTCATTGCCGGCCTCATTATCCGAAACTGGTTTTACGGTGAGAGAGCGCGCGCCATTCTTCCTTCTGTGCTTGAAGAAGCCGATGTTATGCATCGGGTTGTGCTGATCGATCGGCAAGGGAGGATTGCCAAGGCGGGACACACCTGGGCGGAGCTTTTGCGGCTGCCGCCCCGTGCGATAACCGGCAAGACTTGGCGGGAGGCTTTTTCTGCGCCGCAGCTCGAACCGTTGAAGCGGGCCTTGGACGATACTCTCCGGCAAGCACTTTCCGAAACTTTGGTCGACTTTAGCATCGTTGCGGGCGAAAATCGAATCCCTCTTAAACTACATGCTGTTTATCTGCCTTCTGTGCGAATGTATTGCCTCATGATTTTCGACTCGAATGAAGAGGAACAGGCCCGCCAGATCAAGCATTGGGCACAGGCGGCGCAGAAATTGGCGCACAGCATCAAGAACCCGTTAACGACTGTAAAGCTCTGTGCCGAGGAAATGCGCGTGCAATTAAAGGAGAAGTATCGCATTGAAGAGGGGGAACTCGACGAGCTTTTCGAGCAAATGACGACGCAGGTAACCAAATTGAAGCGGTTGAACGATGCATTCATGCGATTCGTGGAATTCGAAAAGCCACAATTGCTGCCGGTTGATCTGAACGATGAAGTGAAAGAGCTCGTCCTGCAGTGGCAACCGGAACGCTCCTCCAACATCCATATCCACTGGGAATTGGGCGACAACCTCCCGCATGCCCTCATCGACCGTGAGCAATTCGGTCACGCCTTTCGAAACGTGTTCTTTAATGCGATCGAAAGTTTAAAGGCCGGCGGGCGCATCCTCATTTCTACGCAAACAGTACAACTTTTTTCCGAAGAGGGACACTTTCATCCCGCTGCGGTGTACGTCGAGCTGCAACTTCGGGATACCGGCTGCCGGATCCCGCCCGAATACTTGGACAAAGTGACGCAGCCCTGGTTCACCCTAAACAAGCCGGAAGGATCCGGTCTGGGCCTGAGCATCGTCCAGAAGGTCATGGATTCCCACGGCGGGAAGCTTGATATCCAGAGCGAAGTGGGCAGGGGAACAACCGTAACGTTGTGGTTTCGAGCCAAAAATGAAAGCTGA
- a CDS encoding sigma-54 dependent transcriptional regulator has product MRSERKVFSQFDPYDRKPMNDNPKILIGDDDPSICQILGKMLTGQGYQVLEAHSGNEGLQLFSENEPALVLMDLTMPDLDGIEAAAKMIARKPLIPVVLITAYGTIAKAVEATKLGVYDFLEKPFDRDRIIVTVRNALAHSFLQQQLERYKADSLARYRMVGQTQAIRKVYQLIEQVAPADSPVLILGENGAGKELVARAIHACSPRAKRPMVEINCAALPDTLMESELFGHTKGAFTGAHTAKKGRFEAADGSTLFLDEIGDLSPAAQAKLLRFLETGDIQRVGAAQTSRVDVRVIAASNKNLKQMVDAQTFREDLYHRLNVLLITIPPLRERREDIPLLLDYFISDYADKNATLKPQLTPAAVNFLKGYDWPGNVRQVRNFVSRLMILKQGDVIDLDTVRPLLEEEGGTFLAPAAKETKPLTEAGRQFEREYIQNALKAADGRVAKAAEILGMDRANLYRKMRQLGIKS; this is encoded by the coding sequence TTGAGATCTGAACGCAAAGTCTTTAGCCAATTTGACCCATACGATCGCAAGCCGATGAATGACAATCCCAAAATCTTGATTGGTGACGACGACCCCTCGATTTGCCAGATACTCGGAAAAATGCTGACCGGTCAAGGCTATCAGGTCTTGGAAGCGCACTCCGGTAACGAGGGGCTGCAACTGTTCAGCGAAAACGAACCTGCCCTCGTGCTCATGGACCTTACCATGCCTGACCTCGACGGCATCGAAGCGGCAGCAAAAATGATCGCCCGCAAGCCCCTGATACCCGTCGTGCTCATTACCGCCTACGGCACTATCGCCAAAGCCGTGGAGGCGACAAAGCTGGGCGTCTACGACTTTTTGGAAAAGCCCTTCGATCGGGACAGAATCATCGTCACCGTGCGCAACGCCCTTGCCCACAGTTTTTTGCAGCAGCAATTGGAACGTTACAAGGCAGATTCGCTGGCTCGTTATCGCATGGTAGGCCAAACGCAGGCGATAAGGAAAGTGTATCAACTGATCGAGCAGGTGGCTCCTGCCGACTCGCCGGTGCTCATCCTCGGCGAAAACGGCGCGGGCAAAGAATTGGTAGCACGGGCCATCCACGCCTGTAGTCCCAGAGCCAAGAGGCCGATGGTGGAAATTAACTGCGCCGCTCTTCCCGACACGCTTATGGAGAGCGAGTTGTTCGGCCATACCAAAGGCGCCTTTACAGGCGCCCATACGGCCAAAAAGGGCCGCTTTGAGGCCGCCGACGGCAGCACTTTGTTTCTGGATGAAATAGGCGACCTAAGTCCTGCGGCTCAGGCCAAACTGCTGCGCTTTCTCGAAACCGGCGACATCCAACGGGTCGGCGCCGCCCAAACCTCAAGGGTCGATGTGCGGGTCATTGCCGCATCCAACAAGAATCTTAAGCAAATGGTCGATGCTCAAACCTTTCGGGAAGACCTCTATCACCGTCTGAACGTTCTCCTTATCACGATTCCCCCTCTGCGAGAACGCCGGGAAGACATCCCTCTGCTGTTGGATTACTTTATCAGCGACTATGCGGACAAGAATGCAACCCTCAAGCCCCAGCTCACACCGGCCGCGGTGAATTTCCTCAAAGGTTATGATTGGCCGGGCAACGTCCGCCAAGTCCGCAACTTTGTGAGTCGATTGATGATCTTGAAACAAGGGGACGTAATCGATCTGGACACGGTGCGGCCGCTGCTCGAGGAAGAAGGCGGCACATTCCTCGCACCCGCCGCCAAGGAAACAAAACCCCTCACCGAAGCCGGCAGACAGTTTGAACGGGAATATATCCAGAACGCCTTGAAAGCCGCGGACGGCCGGGTGGCCAAGGCCGCCGAAATACTGGGTATGGACCGCGCCAATCTGTATCGAAAGATGAGACAGTTGGGGATAAAGAGTTAA